The DNA sequence ACGTTCGCAGCAATGCTCCATACCCAGACTCCATTGACTGGAGGAAGAAAGGGAACTACGTCACTCACGTAAAGAACCAGGGCCCCTGTGGCAGCTGCTGGACCTTCTCTACCACAGGATGTTTGGAGTCTGTCACTGCCATTGCCACAGGGAAGCTCCTCCTGCTGGTGAGCAACACGTCCTCAGCATTGTACTCTGTACACCCTCCATTTTACTCTGCAAGGCCATTAACCCTGtggggtctaaggacattttctcaatatTTGCAAATCTTCTAGAATTTACATTTACCTTAACTTCATCTCCAAAAgttaaaggaaaaaaaggaaaatatcacCCCATAGTGGTTTGAGAAGTAGATACAGTGAGGTTTTAATTGCCCTGTGAGACATTTACAtgtatgcatttggcagacgcttttatccaaagcgacttacaaaagaggatctaacattcaaactacagcacaatttatacaccTCCAGACCGCCAGGAGAAACAAGAGTGAGGTTTATTCACCCATGGTAGATTGAGGAACAGGCAACTCCAGGTTTAATTGCCCCACAGTAGTTTAAGGAGGTGTCAGAGTGAGGTTTAATTGCCCTGGGGTGGCTTTAGGGACAGACAGAGCTAACAAACCTTCACAAGCAGCTTTGTTTATTCTGCTCTTTCTGTCACCGCATGACGTCACCAAAAAGTCAGGAACATTGTGCTGTAGGTGTCAGCGTGGTCTGCGTCGAAATGATGCTTAGTTATATTTCCATGCGCATCAGATTATGGCATagtgtgtggtgtagtgtagggagtagggtaCAGTGTAGGGCACAGTGTAAGTGCAGTGTAGGTTACACAGGTCCTACGTGTCACATACAGCACGGATTAGAcccagaagcataaattggcctttactgtgagccaataaaaAGAGGGGAGCATTTCTTCTGGGGTGGTCTTGTTTTATGGGAACATCCCGTAGCACAGTTTACTGTGTTTGTTGCATcattattttcattctgttgTGGCTACAGCGGTAGGTGATTGTGGGGTTGAGTCTTGAGCCCTACTGTTGGCCCCTGGTCTTCTGTGGAGGAGTCTGACATGTTGCCCACTACATTACCCCAACCACGTTTTACATGAGGTCCACTCAGTGTATGAGTTACACCCTGTTAGAAACTGTTATAAATCCAGTATAACATCCAGTCCCCTCTTTAAAGTGCAGCATTAATGCTTATTCACACAGTCaagttttgaaaacaaacacatgtataTTAATGGTGTCTTTTTACACCGCTGCATCAGATGTTGAATTAGAACCTGTtctattttctgtattttaaggATGTGTTAAAATTAGACCAATCAGAGCACTGTTGTCATAgttacagaccaaacaaatgagcaggaaGATGGCGGCTAAACAGTTCGACTTGTTCGGAGCGGAAcacaaaagtttaaaaaacaagCAACACACTGAGAACTAAATACAGTTAAAGAAAATACAATCCCTTTTACTGAGAGGAACAACACGAAGAAGCAGAGCTTCAAACTCCCCCAGTAACCTTCAGAAACACTGTATTTGGTGTGAATAGGCCTTTAGCCTGTTATTTGGTCACAGACCTGTAGCTGAACTCTGGGTCTGCTCTGTGAGTCCTGTGTTAACGCCCTGTTCGTGTCGTCCTTATTTTCAGGCGGAGCAGCAGCTGGTGGACTGCGCCGGAGCCTTTAACAATCACGGCTGCAACGGGTGAGTGAAGACAATCTGATCAAATGTCTCCTTCAAAAAGACTTAATGTCTGTGGCCTGTAACAGACAAATAAGACACAAAAAAGTCAAACCAAAGCTTTATTCATATCACAGCGTCCAGAGTTCTCCTTTTTTAGATCCTCACTCGTACCTGCTGCAGTAACAAAACCCCTTTGTCTTTCAGAGGACTCCCAAGCCAAGCGTTTGAGTACATCATGTACAACAAAGGGATCATGACTGAGGACGACTACCCCTACACAGCTATGGTGAGTGAACCGCAAAATTATGGGAAGTCCAAAGATTAAAAGTTGTATTACTggtgttttaaagtgtatttttgtgtaatgtataattataattaaaaattaaaacactcTCTGCTCTTTGGTGATTGtacagtgactgtgtgtcatattaaaatcacattgtcattttattcaataaaaaataacctaaaaatgaagccgTGTGAAAAGTAAAGAGTTTATTGGGAACTGCATttgttctgagctccatcaggaaaaagctgcagaagacagtgatgggtttgttctgttcttggggataatactgtgtccaaaagtccgtgtgagtgtgggtttagacgaGGGAGGGATGCACTGGTTTATAATTTTTGGGCGGATACCAACAATAactgattttatatttttgtaattaaagcaaattcacattggTTTACAGCAAAAACAAATTATTGTTGTTAAAGGACTAGtattttcttcagtatttgtaagtttctgtactttttaatttCATCTTTTAAGTTCATTAGGTGTAGTTCATTTACACttttatcaaagatttactgctggttccGCATGAatgggagagagtgtgtgagcgagtgtttgtaatcgtttatcattgtgtttcagaaataaattcagatgctgaatgactctattttcatgtgttttgtatatggagggctcctgcactgtggtggttgagagtatctttcagtgttttaacctgctctctctgtgtgtgtgtgtgtgtgtgtgtgtgtgtgtgtgtgtgtgtactgagtgtTGTTCATATGTTAATATAGTTTTCAACACAGAGAAATGTAATCCCAGAGACTCAGAGAAACTATGAAAAACGTCCACGCGGCCGACACTTTACAGGTGTCAATGCACAAGCACAAAAAAGGCACCAAGTTGTCTGTGTAAAATcggctaaaattccaatatctGACTGATAACAATAACTAAAAACGCCGATATATCATGCATCACTAGTTTAAACGATTTAAAGATGATTTCAGTGTTAGAGAGTGGGAACGGAGCGCATTAATACTGcatttaggttattttttgttgaataaaataaacattgtgccttttaatacgacacagttgtgagaaaagagcagagaatgtttgaattttgaattaaaattctacaccacacaaaaacactttaaaacctgATATTTGTGGGTGTTTGATCCTGAAACTGagatttttcagtttaaatcagAGTTAATTCCAGACAGAAAAGCCCCACACTCAGCTTCATCAGGTCGGGTTTATTACTCTCTGTCGCTCAGGAACAGTGTTCCACACCTGGTTCAGGACATTTCTAACACACAGAGCAGTTCCCTTATAGAGCAGCACAGACCAGTCTTTAGAAACACTTCTACAGAAGGGTAGTTccacagtttttttattttcttcctgtataaaaCACCAAATCAGTTTGGAGTATTTGTAGCATCACTTTTACCATTTAGCCATCAACAAACATTTTTCTTCTTCAATTTTAATTCTACTTCTGAGGTGAACCAGAAggataatatttaaatttaaagaaaTTGCTAAAACTTGGCCTATTACACGAGATttgaccagcagggggcagcatTACCATCCCAAGCATCCGTCGAAATTTGTAGCTTGTAACACCtcaaaatacaaaaattcaTAAGTGGTAAATAGTGCCATTTCTGCAACAGACACATTGTGCCCCTCATAACCCCTAATGACATCATACTCTTATTATATATCTGCTGGTTTTCTGAAGAAAGTGCTGGTCCATCATCCTCCAGGTCTTGGACCAGTTTTAGAAGCAGGATTTAGGGCTTTAAACATCAGGAGTGTCCTCCAGAAAGTGCTGTGACCTCTGCTTTGTTTGTAGGATGGTCCCTGTAAGTACAATCCTCAGCGTGCTGCTGCTTTTGTGAAGGACGTGGTAAACATCACATTGGTGAGTGATCCAGAATCTCCAGCACCTTATAAATCAgtacacaccttaaacacacacagaggagaccTAGGGCGATGTCTAATGGTACATGGTCTTTCTTCAAGTACGATGAGATGGGGATGGTGGACGCAGTGGCCAGGTTCAACCCCGTCAGTTTCGCTTATGAGGTGACCAATGACTTCATGTTCTACTCAGGAGGAGTGTACAGCAGGTAAGAATCAGAGCAGAAACAGAACATACAACACAGAGTAGAGCTTAGACTGGGTCTTTTGTCTGAACCCTGAACCATCCCACAGCGCCAAGGTTTGAATCTGACCACAAACTCTTCTGACCAAACTCTGACCACTCTAAACCAGAGGTACACTGTGGTTTGAGCCTGATTTGGTCATCATTGACTATACTACAGGGTCTGACTGACCTGCAGTCTGAGGAGGAGCAGTGTCCGATTTACTGCCCAAACAAGCAGCGACTGAGTGGTCAGTATTTCTGGGTGGATTTCTGAAAGCTGAGAATTGTTGGAGGCTGTTGCAGTTTGAGCATGTCACTGCACTGTTTTACTGATCTCAAAATGTCACACCACTGTCAGTGTGTaataaaacacaatcacacacacagcagaatgACCAGGGCTCTGGATGATGccattgcagtgaggaggagaggtCAGTAGTCTCCTGCATTGaggtgtagagtcttattgcatGGCCGGTCCACTAGAGAGGGCGAGAGggatgtgagagtgaggacagtgtgtccTTTACTAACTGTGTTCTGCCTTTTCTCAGCACCAAGTGTCGCAACACTACAGACACAGTGAACCACGCGGTGCTGGCTGTGGGCTACGCAGAGGAGAACGGCACCCCCTACTGGATAGTGAAGAACTCATGGGGAACCGGTTGGGGCATCAATGGGTATGTTCTTCTCTTTCAGCACGGATCAACGGTCCTCACAAGAGAAAGTCCAACCCGTCTCTGATTGGGAGACACACTGTAGGGCTGTAGCTGCAGGTTATAAACTATCCTCTCTGTCGCATTTCAAGACCCTCATGTGTTTCTGTGCAGATACTTCTACATCGAGCGAGGGAAGAACATGTGTGGCCTTGCTGCCTGCTCCTCGTACCCACTGGTGTGAATAAGGACACAGTGTTAAAGTTGTACCTATAAAGGGGAATCATGGAAGGTCCATATTGCATAGGGAATGTCCAGGGGTGGCTTGAACCTCTGAGGACACACAGAACAGGAATCAGTCATTGGCTCCGTTTCG is a window from the Hoplias malabaricus isolate fHopMal1 chromosome 11, fHopMal1.hap1, whole genome shotgun sequence genome containing:
- the ctsh gene encoding pro-cathepsin H; this encodes MEGLLFLLSPLTPHSSSSISGLGMKRLLFAASSLLILLSTCAISLPSETDEFFFKSWMSEHHRSYSSDEYYQRLQIFTENKRTVDRHNAGDHKFRMGLNQFADMTFSEFKKKFLLTEPQNCSATKGNHVRSNAPYPDSIDWRKKGNYVTHVKNQGPCGSCWTFSTTGCLESVTAIATGKLLLLAEQQLVDCAGAFNNHGCNGGLPSQAFEYIMYNKGIMTEDDYPYTAMDGPCKYNPQRAAAFVKDVVNITLYDEMGMVDAVARFNPVSFAYEVTNDFMFYSGGVYSSTKCRNTTDTVNHAVLAVGYAEENGTPYWIVKNSWGTGWGINGYFYIERGKNMCGLAACSSYPLV